Part of the bacterium genome is shown below.
GATGTTCCGAGCCATGGACATGGCTTCATGCTCGTTCACTTTTTCTGGCTGCACCACCACCCGGACTTCACGTCCAGCCTGAATCGCGTAACTCTTCTCCACGCCCGGGAAACCATCGGCGATCGCCTCAAGCTTTTCCAGACGCTTAATATAGATCTCGGTAGTTTCCGCTCGCGCCCCGGGCCTAGAGGCCGAAATGGCATCCCCTGCCGCCGCCAGAATCGCATAGAGGCTCTCCCCAGGTACGTCATCATGGTGAGCTGCCACGGCATTCACCACCACCGCCGGTTCCCCCAGGCGTCGAAGCAGATCCGCCCCGATCACCGCATGACTCCCCTCAATGTCGTGATCCAGAGCCTTCCCAATGTCATGCAACAAACCGATCCGTTTGGCCAACGACACATCCAGCCCCAACTCCGCCGCCATCACCCCCATTAATTGGGCCACCTCAATAGAATGCATCAACACATTCTGGGAATAACTGCTCCGGAATTTAAGCCGCCCCAAAGTGCGAATCAGTTCGGGCTCAAAGCTCTGGATTCCCAACTTAAAAATGGCTTCCTCCCCGGCGACTCGAATGCGCTCATCCATTTCTTCCCGCGTCTTGGTCACCACCTCTTCGATCCGGGCCGGATGGATGCGCCCATCCTGAATGAGTCGCTCCAAAGAGATCCGGGCCACTTCACGACGGACAGGATCGAACCCTGAAATCACGACTGCTTCGGGGGTATCATCCACCAGAAGATTAATCCCTGTGGCAGCTTCCAACGCCCTGATGTTGCGTCCTTCACGCCCGATAATACGCCCCTTCATCTCATCATTCGGCAAGGCCACACTACATGTCATCATTTCCGAAGCATGGCTGGCGGCATAACGTTGAACAGCCAGGGTAACAATTTTCTGGGCCTCCCGTTCAGCCGTATCCCGGGCCTCAGCCTGCATACGCCGGATCAAGCCCCCCACCTCATTATGAACTTCAGCCTCAACTCGGGCCAGCAGGGTGGCGCGCGCCTCCGCTTCCGTCATCCCGGCAATCCGTTGAAGCTTGGTCTTATTTTCATCGATGAGCCGATTCAATTCGACTCGACTTTTATCAAACTCCGAGGCCTGTTTTTCAACCTCACTGGTCCTTTGTTCGAGCGCCCGTTCCTTTTTATCAATAAGCGCGACTTTCCGGTCAAAGTTAATTTCACGCTGGGCAATGCGATTATCCAGCGCCATTAATTCCTCGCGGCGCGTTTTAGTCGAGAGCTCAAACTCCTCACGAACTTTCAGCGCATCCGCCTTGATTTGTAAAGCCCCCTCTTTCAAAAGATTTTCCGCATCCTTCCTGGCATCTTTCAAAAGCTGATGGGCATCCTGTTCGGTCTGACTCGACCGGACAGAACTCATCCATGTTCTTATGCCATACCCCATGGCCAACCCGACAACAACCGCTATTACAACGGCAATAAACAGTTCCATTTCATCCCTTTCGATAAACCTGATCTTCCGTCACCACCACATCCATTCCCACATCCGTCTCGGTCACCGGCAATTCCGGCGCCAATTGAAATGAAAAACAGACCCCGACCTTGTTGAGCACTTTTGTGCCCAACCGGGCCAGCATCCGGTCATAAAATCCTTTTCCATGTCCAAGTCGGGCTCCATTGGCCGCGAAAGCCACACCGGGAACCACCACCAGCCCGTAGGCATCCGGTTTAGCCCAAAAAGGCGCCACCGGCTGCCGCACATTGAACCCGCCATGGGTCAGCGATTCGTTCGGCGTCAGCCAGGCGGGCATATACTCCCCGTCATCCCGCACCGCAGGAACCGCCACACGCTTTCCCGCCTTCCACGCGGCCGCCAGAATGCCCTCAACGTTCACTTCCCCCGGTAACGACAAATAGCCAAGAACCACTTCAGCACGCTGAAATTCCGGCAGAACCAGCACCCGCGCCGTGATGTAACGGCTTTGAGTCAACACCCAACCGGCCTCAAGACTTGCCCGCCGCTTTCGCATCACATTTCGAATGGAATCTTTTGTCAGCATGTTATTTTCGTACCATCTGCGCGTTTCGTAGTTTAACTCTTCTTTTCAGAATGATCGCTCGCCCGTCTCGCATTCCATTCAACCATCCGTTTTCCGATCACATCCTCATAGCCCGCCTTGGTGGGTGTATAATAGACTGCGGACGTGGGCATATATTCCTGATCCACAAAATGTCCTTCAAAATCATGGGCATATTTATAGCCGACATGCCCCAGTTTCTCAGCTCCCTTATAGCTGGCACTGCGTAAATGGTCCGGAACCGGCAAAACCCGCCCCTTCTCTACATCGGCAAGTGCAGCATCAATCGCAAGATAGGAAGCATTGCTTTTCGGAGCCGTGGCGAGATAGATTGTTGCCTGTGCCAGAATAATACGGCCCTCAGGCATTCCTACAAACGCCACCGCATCCATGGCAGAGGTCGCGATCATCAGTCCGCGCGGATCGGCGTTCCCAATATCTTCAGAGGCCAAAATCACTAAACGACGTGCAATAAACCGCGGATCTTCACCCGCATAAATCATTTTGGCTAACCAATAGATCGCCGCATTGGGATCGGAACCCCGCACACTCTTAATAAATGCGGAAATGGTGTCGTGATGTCCGTCCTCATCGCGATCATAAACCACGGCCTTTTTCTGAACAGACTCTTCCATGATAGCGGCGGTGACATGAACCCGATACTGGTCATTTGGAGGAGTTGACATCACGGCGATATCCAGGGCGTTAAGGGCACGCCGCACATCCCCTTCACAGACCCTGGCCAGATGCGCTAAAGCCTCTGGATCCACTTCTGTAGAACGTCCCCCCAACCCCCGCTCATCCACCAGTGCCCGTTTCAGGATCGTAATGATAGCCTCTTCGGATACCGGATTGAGCTGAAAAACCTGGGAGCGCGAGGTTAATGGACTGTTAATGAAAAAGAAGGGATTGTGCGTCGTAGCCCCGATCAGGGTTACAGTCCCATCTTCAACATGCGGCAGGAGAATATCCTGCTGGGACTTGCTAAAATGATGGATCTCATCAATAAACAGAATGGTTTCGATGCCATCCGCCTTTTTCCGGTGATCGGCAGCGGCGAGAAGGGCACGTAGGGAAGCAACGTTGGCAAGAACCCCGCTGGTGCGTTCAAAACGACGGCTTGTAACGGAGGCGATGGCTTCGGCAATCGAAGTTTTGCCGCATCCCGGAGGACCATAGAGAATGATGCTGCCCAAACGGTCTGCTTCAATGGATCGCCGTAACAGCTTGCCTTTACCAAGGATATGATCCTGGCCGATAACATCATCCAAAGTTCGAGGGCGCATACGGGCCGCCAGCGGCTGCAAACGCATCACATCTCCCGACTGTTCACTCTCGAAAAGATCCATTTACCCGACATCCTCTAGAAAAAAAACCCCACCTTACCGTAGGGGCACGATCTCCAAGCCTCAGTCATTGAGGTGGGAGCTTTATCATGTGGGTTCCAAATCCCGTACTAGACGGGCTTGCGGGTGCCACACTATTCAAACTCCCGGATTCATAATATCGGGTTAGAGATTTCAGCCCATACACGAGTAAGGCAGGGCAAATTTAAATATTTAATCTTACCCCACAACATCCTCTCTCTACGTCTATATAATAGCGCTTCTACATTCACTCCGTCAAGCAATGCAAACCCTAAACCATCGAACCGAATCACGATTTATGAACACCTGAGCCGCGTCGACAGGACGTCGAACTGGGATATAGGTCATTTCAGCCTGAGCACGATTTCTTCGCCATCGCACTTCAATGTAACGCTTTCAGGTAATATTCTTACAACCTGATAAGCGCCAACCATTTCACCTTCCTTCATGGCAGAACCGCTGATGATCGCCACTGGATTTTTCTCGGAATAGAAGGTTCCGCCAAGAACAGGGACATCCATGCGGATCACCTTGGGACGAACCGGCTGAGCTACCTCTTTAACCGGGGGCGTGACTTGAACCGGTTTATCATCCGTGAACTGCT
Proteins encoded:
- the rny gene encoding ribonuclease Y, which encodes MELFIAVVIAVVVGLAMGYGIRTWMSSVRSSQTEQDAHQLLKDARKDAENLLKEGALQIKADALKVREEFELSTKTRREELMALDNRIAQREINFDRKVALIDKKERALEQRTSEVEKQASEFDKSRVELNRLIDENKTKLQRIAGMTEAEARATLLARVEAEVHNEVGGLIRRMQAEARDTAEREAQKIVTLAVQRYAASHASEMMTCSVALPNDEMKGRIIGREGRNIRALEAATGINLLVDDTPEAVVISGFDPVRREVARISLERLIQDGRIHPARIEEVVTKTREEMDERIRVAGEEAIFKLGIQSFEPELIRTLGRLKFRSSYSQNVLMHSIEVAQLMGVMAAELGLDVSLAKRIGLLHDIGKALDHDIEGSHAVIGADLLRRLGEPAVVVNAVAAHHDDVPGESLYAILAAAGDAISASRPGARAETTEIYIKRLEKLEAIADGFPGVEKSYAIQAGREVRVVVQPEKVNEHEAMSMARNICKKIESDLQYPGQIRVMVVRETRSVEYAR
- a CDS encoding 5-formyltetrahydrofolate cyclo-ligase, translating into MLTKDSIRNVMRKRRASLEAGWVLTQSRYITARVLVLPEFQRAEVVLGYLSLPGEVNVEGILAAAWKAGKRVAVPAVRDDGEYMPAWLTPNESLTHGGFNVRQPVAPFWAKPDAYGLVVVPGVAFAANGARLGHGKGFYDRMLARLGTKVLNKVGVCFSFQLAPELPVTETDVGMDVVVTEDQVYRKG
- a CDS encoding replication-associated recombination protein A; translation: MDLFESEQSGDVMRLQPLAARMRPRTLDDVIGQDHILGKGKLLRRSIEADRLGSIILYGPPGCGKTSIAEAIASVTSRRFERTSGVLANVASLRALLAAADHRKKADGIETILFIDEIHHFSKSQQDILLPHVEDGTVTLIGATTHNPFFFINSPLTSRSQVFQLNPVSEEAIITILKRALVDERGLGGRSTEVDPEALAHLARVCEGDVRRALNALDIAVMSTPPNDQYRVHVTAAIMEESVQKKAVVYDRDEDGHHDTISAFIKSVRGSDPNAAIYWLAKMIYAGEDPRFIARRLVILASEDIGNADPRGLMIATSAMDAVAFVGMPEGRIILAQATIYLATAPKSNASYLAIDAALADVEKGRVLPVPDHLRSASYKGAEKLGHVGYKYAHDFEGHFVDQEYMPTSAVYYTPTKAGYEDVIGKRMVEWNARRASDHSEKKS